The stretch of DNA CCAGTGCGCGGGGCAATGAGCATCGTCAGGAAGTTCATGACGAGATCGCGCGCCGTGCCGGAACCCGCTCGGTGTGCGACGTCTTACGAAGGGCGTCAACGGCTGCGCAAATCCGCTAGCGATTGGCCGCGAAGAACGTCATCCTGTGGGGAGTACCGAAGTTGGTACATCGGCGGGCCCCGTCCGCTGACGTTGTCTCGCTGCCAGGATGTTGCGGAGACGAAGGATGCGGAAACGCTGGGTTGCGGTCCTGAGCCTCGCCTCGACGCTCGCCTGGGCGTTGTTGGCTGGCGGCGCGTTTGGCGATGGCTCCGCGCTGGACCACTTCGAGCGCCGCATCCGCCCGGTGCTGATCGAGCACTGCTATCCGTGCCACTCGCAGGCGAGCGGCGTCACTCAGGGCGGTCTGCGGCTCGACACGGCCGCGGCAATGTGCCGTGGCGGCGACTCGGGGCCGGTCCTCTCCGCCGACACACCCGAGGACAGCCCGCTGCTCCAGGCGTTGCGTTACGAGGGCTACGAGATGCCCCCCTCCGGCAAGCTGCCGGACGAGACGATCGCCGCGTTCGCCGAGTGGATCGCCGCCGGCGCCCACGACCCGCGCGAAGGTGACGAGCCAATCACCGAGCCGCCGACGATCGACGCCAAGTCGCACTGGTCGTTCCAGCCAATCGAACGGCCCGAGGTCCCGCAGGTCGAGTCCGCCGGGGTCCGCACGCCGATCGACGCGTTCGTTACCGCTAAGCAGCGCGAGGCCGGCGTTGAGCCGGCGCCGGCCGCCACGTCGCACGACCTGTTACGTCGCGTCTACTTCGACCTCACCGGCTTGCCGCCGACGGCCGCCGAGATCGAGCGCTTCCAGAACGACCCGAGCGATGAGGCCTACGAAGCGATTGTCGATGCGCTGCTCGCTTCGCCGCGGTTTGGCGAGCGCTGGGGCCGCTACTGGCTCGACGTGGCGCGCTACGCGGACACCAAGGGCTATGTCTTCGAGGAGGATCGCAACTACCCCAACGCCTACCGCTACCGCGACTGGGTGATCGCCAGCTTCAACGATGACCTGCCTTACGACCAGTTCCTCATCGCGCAAATCGCGGCCGATCAACTCGGCGAGGAAGCGCCGCGCGAGGCGATGGGCTACCTGACACTCGGGCGGCGGTTCCTCAACAACCCGCACGACATCATTGACGACCGCATCGACGTCGTCACCCGCGGCATGCTCGGGCTCACCGTCGCCTGCGCGCGGTGCCATGATCACAAGTACGACCCGATCCCAACGGCCGACTACTACTCGCTCTACAGCGTCTTCGCCAGCAGCGAAGAGCAGAAGCCCGAGAACTGCCCCCCGGTGCTGGTCGATCGCGCCGAGCCGGTGCAGCAGGTCGTCTTCCTCCGCGGCAACCCCGGCATGCGGGGCGAACCGACGCCGCGCCAATTCCTGGCATGCGTGACCGACGGGGATCGCCGGCCGTTCGAGAAGGGGAGCGGGCGGCGCGAACTCGCCGAAGCGATCGCCAGCCCCGACAACCCACTCACCGCGCGCGTCTGGGCCAACCGTGTGTGGGGCTGGCTCTTCGGGCGCGGCCTCGTGGCGACGGCGAGCGACTTTGGGTTGCGTGGCGAGGCGCCAACCCATCCCGAGCTGCTCGACTATCTCGCCACAGCGCTGATCGACGACGGTTGGTCGACAAAGCGGCTCGTGCGGCGGATCGTGCTGTCGAGCGTTTACCGCCAGAGTTGCGAGGCGCCGCCGGCGTCGCTTGAAACCGACCCCGGCAATACGTTGCTCACACGTCGCGAACGGCGGCGACTGGACCTCGAGGCGAACCGCGACGCGGTGCTGCAAGCGTGCGGGCGACTCGACTTGGCGATGGGCGGCCCGTCGCAACAACTGGTGGGCGACACGCCGACGACACGCCGCGCGGTCTATGGATTCGTTGAACGCCAGAACCTCCCGGCGTTCTTCCGTACGTTTGATTTTCCGAGCCCCGACACGCACGCCTCGAACCGCGCGGTGACGGTCTCGCCGCAACAGGCGCTCTACTTCCTCAATAGCCCGTTGATGATCGCCAACGCCGCGGCTTTAGCTGAGCATAGCGCGGAAGCCGGCGCCGATGAGGCGGCTCGCGTCGAGTGGATGTTCCGCCAGACACAGGGCCGCCGGCCCAGCGACGCCGAGCGGGCGGACCTCTTCGCCTTCCTCACGGACCCCGCCGCCGCCGAGGCGCCGCCGGCGCCGGAATGGAGTTACGGCTGGGGCCGCATTGATGAAGCAAGCGTCACGATTGACTTCCACGTGTTGCCGCACTTCAAGGGTGACGCTTGGCAAGGCGGGCCCGAGTTGCCGGATCCGTCGATCGGCTGGGTCATGCTCAACGCCGGCGGCGGCCACCCCGGTGACACCACCCACCAAGCGATCCGCCGCTGGACCGCGCCCGCGCCCGGAGATGTCACGGTGGCGGGCAAGCTGTCACACGGCTCGGACCAAGGCGACGGCGTCCGCGCCCGCGTCGTGCATTCGGTCGGCGCCATCACGGGCGAGTGGACCGCCGCCAACGCGACCACCGACACCGGAACGCAGCCAATGCGCGTCGCGGCGGGCGACACGATCGATTTCGTTGTCGATTGCCGAGAGAGCGAAGCATTCGATTCGTTCGGCTGGGACGTTACGCTCAACCTCCTCCGCGAAGGCGAAGAGGTCGCGACGCCCTACCGATCGACAACAGGCTTCGAAGGCCCCGCGCCGGCGCCGCTCGACCGCTGGGGCCGACTCGCGCAGGTGCTGCTGATGTGCAACGAGTTCCAGTTCGTCGATTGAAAGAAAAAATTTACCACAGAGGCACGGAGAGCACCGAGGAAAGCACTGAGTAATCTTGTCCCCGTGCGTCCTTCGTGCTCTCTGTGCCTCTGTGGTAAAAAACTGAGCGATATAAGCTTATGGACCCGTTATTGAGCCGCCGCGAGATGCTTACGCGCTGTGGCATGGGCTTTGGCGCGATGACGCTTGGGACGATGCTCGGCGCACCCGCGACCGCGTCGAGCGGCGGCGCCGCCGATTGGCTCGCGCCGAAGGCGCCGCACTTTCCGGTGAAGGCGAAGCACGTTATTCACTTGTTCATGAACGGCGGTCCGTCGCACCTCGACACGTTCGACCCCAAGCCGATCCTCGAGAAGTACGCCGGCAAACCACTCGAAGGGGGCGCGCCCGCGACCGAACGACCGACCGGCGCGCCGCTCCCCTCGCCGTTCAAGTTCAAGAAGTACGGCCAGAGCGGCATCGAGGTCAGCGAGCTCTTCCCGCACGTCGCCGAGAGCATCGACGACATCGCCGTGGTGCGTTCGATGTACGCCGACGTGCCCAACCACGAGCCGTCGCTGCTGCTGATGAACTGCGGCGAGGCGCGGCTGCCGCGGCCGAGCTTCGGGTCGTGGCTCACTTATGGCCTCGGCGCCGAGAACGCGAACCTGCCCGCGTTTGTCGTGCTCTGTCCCGGCGGCTTCCCGATCCAAGAGACCCAGAACTGGCAGTCGGGCTTCTTGCCGGGCGTCTATCAGGGATCGTATGTCGATCCGAATAGCGAGACCGTCGAGCGGATGATCGAGCACGTCCGCAACCGCGCAACCCCAACCAGTGCGCAAGCAGCGCAGCTTGAATTAATGCGGCGGCTCGAAGAGCATCGCCACACGGCGGCGGAATTCGACCCGGCGCTCGAGGCGCGGATCCAGTCGTTCGAGCTCGGCTTCCGAATGCAGTCCGAGGCGACCGACGCGTTCGACGTGACGCGCGAGCCGGCCCACATTCGTGAGATGTACGGCCCCGGTGTGCAAGGCAAGCAGATGCTCATCGCCCGCCGACTGGTCGAACGCGGCGTCCGCACGGTGCAGGTGTGGCACGGCGCGGGCCAACCGTGGGACAGCCACGACGACCTCGAAGTGCAGCACCGCCGCCTTGCCGGTGAATGCGACCAAGCGATCGGCGCGTTGCTCAAAGACCTCAAGCAGCGCGGCTTGCTCGAAGAGACGCTCGTCCTCTGGGGCGGCGAGTTCGGCCGCACGCCGACGGTCGAGCTGCCGAAGGAGGGCCTCAACGCCGGCAAGATCAACGGCCGCGACCACAACCACTACGGCTTCACCGTCTGGATGGCGGGCGGCGGCGTCCGCGGCGGGCAGGTCTACGGCGCCACCGACGAGCTCGGCTTCAAAGCGGTCGAGAACCGCGTCCACGTGCACGACCTGCACGCCACGATGCTAAAGCTGCTCGGCTTCGACCACACGAAGCTCACCTA from Botrimarina mediterranea encodes:
- a CDS encoding PSD1 and planctomycete cytochrome C domain-containing protein, producing the protein MRKRWVAVLSLASTLAWALLAGGAFGDGSALDHFERRIRPVLIEHCYPCHSQASGVTQGGLRLDTAAAMCRGGDSGPVLSADTPEDSPLLQALRYEGYEMPPSGKLPDETIAAFAEWIAAGAHDPREGDEPITEPPTIDAKSHWSFQPIERPEVPQVESAGVRTPIDAFVTAKQREAGVEPAPAATSHDLLRRVYFDLTGLPPTAAEIERFQNDPSDEAYEAIVDALLASPRFGERWGRYWLDVARYADTKGYVFEEDRNYPNAYRYRDWVIASFNDDLPYDQFLIAQIAADQLGEEAPREAMGYLTLGRRFLNNPHDIIDDRIDVVTRGMLGLTVACARCHDHKYDPIPTADYYSLYSVFASSEEQKPENCPPVLVDRAEPVQQVVFLRGNPGMRGEPTPRQFLACVTDGDRRPFEKGSGRRELAEAIASPDNPLTARVWANRVWGWLFGRGLVATASDFGLRGEAPTHPELLDYLATALIDDGWSTKRLVRRIVLSSVYRQSCEAPPASLETDPGNTLLTRRERRRLDLEANRDAVLQACGRLDLAMGGPSQQLVGDTPTTRRAVYGFVERQNLPAFFRTFDFPSPDTHASNRAVTVSPQQALYFLNSPLMIANAAALAEHSAEAGADEAARVEWMFRQTQGRRPSDAERADLFAFLTDPAAAEAPPAPEWSYGWGRIDEASVTIDFHVLPHFKGDAWQGGPELPDPSIGWVMLNAGGGHPGDTTHQAIRRWTAPAPGDVTVAGKLSHGSDQGDGVRARVVHSVGAITGEWTAANATTDTGTQPMRVAAGDTIDFVVDCRESEAFDSFGWDVTLNLLREGEEVATPYRSTTGFEGPAPAPLDRWGRLAQVLLMCNEFQFVD
- a CDS encoding DUF1501 domain-containing protein — encoded protein: MDPLLSRREMLTRCGMGFGAMTLGTMLGAPATASSGGAADWLAPKAPHFPVKAKHVIHLFMNGGPSHLDTFDPKPILEKYAGKPLEGGAPATERPTGAPLPSPFKFKKYGQSGIEVSELFPHVAESIDDIAVVRSMYADVPNHEPSLLLMNCGEARLPRPSFGSWLTYGLGAENANLPAFVVLCPGGFPIQETQNWQSGFLPGVYQGSYVDPNSETVERMIEHVRNRATPTSAQAAQLELMRRLEEHRHTAAEFDPALEARIQSFELGFRMQSEATDAFDVTREPAHIREMYGPGVQGKQMLIARRLVERGVRTVQVWHGAGQPWDSHDDLEVQHRRLAGECDQAIGALLKDLKQRGLLEETLVLWGGEFGRTPTVELPKEGLNAGKINGRDHNHYGFTVWMAGGGVRGGQVYGATDELGFKAVENRVHVHDLHATMLKLLGFDHTKLTYRHAGRDFRLTDVHGTVVERLIA